Proteins from a genomic interval of Amphiura filiformis chromosome 9, Afil_fr2py, whole genome shotgun sequence:
- the LOC140161113 gene encoding uncharacterized protein isoform X1 → MWERTHHHHKEQPINTQLKLFHRDTEPVGSLGSYFTSRWTGCLPLAPKPISPVKLNVNQVQAGVSHPVQNTPASSAVRLLPFDARVTKGSKFNTPSHVLPKHPPKTSNQGKPSSSHKKKSAPLPIAVRNLCKTKSNTSCVLDIELEKKKKVHLSKLKHTSSADRVSTNNGVSLSTDVYQASDLTSDAKVTAKSNSQSKSDSDKPSVVHKLAVMNKPISQSNMLHASDKPSVGPKSAVMNKPISQSNMLHASDKPSVGPKSAVMNNPISQSNMLHASDKPSVGPKSAVMNKPSSQSNMLHASDKPSVGPKSALMNNPISQSNMLHASDKPSVGPKSAVKNKPSSQSNMLHASDPSVVPKSVVKNNANNQSNIYTSDKPSVGPKSAVMNKPNIQPSIHRASGKPSIGPKSAMKNKSSKTKSKHFVSSLINRQNQPLVMLVPLKKTQELADQANLICNNLAGVSQKQAVNKINTTKMKQTSSQKTKPAVMPVAIAKNTGQKDKAIIDKTAIKSHVRKEQSCQQKSRSRPLLKDVQVELPIAVDKIKSLIAEKNADNVKPMRKPNLSLNLHH, encoded by the coding sequence ATGTGGGAAAGAACCCATCACCACCACAAAGAGCAGCCCATCAACACTCAACTCAAATTGTTCCACCGTGATACAGAGCCAGTCGGTAGTTTAGGTTCATATTTTACCTCTCGGTGGACAGGATGTCTTCCACTAGCGCCAAAACCAATCAGTCCAGTGAAACTAAATGTTAATCAGGTACAAGCAGGTGTTTCGCACCCAGTGCAGAATACACCTGCCTCATCAGCAGTAAGATTGTTACCTTTTGATGCTAGAGTGACTAAGGGTAGTAAGTTCAACACACCGAGTCATGTTCTTCCAAAACATCCACCAAAGACATCAAACCAAGGAAAACCATCATCAAGTCACAAGAAAAAATCTGCTCCATTGCCAATAGCAGTCAGGAATCTATGTAAAACTAAATCCAATACAAGTTGTGTTCTTGACATTGAActggaaaagaaaaagaaagttcaTCTATCAAAACTGAAGCATACATCATCAGCGGATAGAGTCTCCACCAACAACGGTGTTTCGCTATCGACTGATGTTTATCAAGCATCGGACCTAACATCAGATGCTAAAGTCACAGCTAAAAGTAACAGTCAATCAAAAAGCGATAGCGATAAGCCAAGTGTTGTTCACAAATTAGCTGTGATGAATAAGCCTATCAGTCAATCAAACATGCTTCATGCTAGCGATAAGCCAAGTGTTGGTCCAAAATCAGCTGTGATGAATAAGCCTATCAGTCAATCAAACATGCTTCATGCTAGCGATAAGCCAAGTGTTGGTCCAAAATCAGCTGTGATGAATAACCCTATCAGTCAATCAAACATGCTTCATGCTAGCGATAAGCCAAGTGTTGGTCCAAAATCAGCTGTGATGAATAAGCCTAGCAGTCAATCAAACATGCTTCATGCTAGCGATAAGCCAAGTGTTGGTCCAAAATCAGCTCTGATGAATAACCCTATCAGTCAATCAAACATGCTTCATGCTAGCGATAAGCCAAGTGTTGGTCCAAAATCAGCTGTGAAGAATAAGCCTAGCAGTCAATCAAACATGCTTCATGCTAGCGATCCCAGTGTTGTTCCCAAATCAGTTGTGAAGAATAATGCTAACAATCAGTCAAACATCTATACTAGCGATAAGCCAAGTGTTGGTCCAAAATCAGCTGTGATGAATAAGCCTAACATTCAACCAAGCATCCATCGTGCAAGTGGTAAGCCCAGTATTGGTCCAAAATCAGCTATGAAGAACAAATCcagcaaaacaaaatcaaaacattttgtgtcttcctTAATAAACAGACAAAACCAACCCCTTGTTATGCTGGTGCCTCTGAAGAAAACTCAGGAACTAGCTGATCAAGCAAATTTGATTTGCAATAACTTGGCAGGTGTGTCTCAAAAGCAAGCTGTAAACAAAATCAACAcaaccaaaatgaaacagacttcTTCCCAAAAAACTAAACCGGCTGTGATGCCAGTTGCAATTGCTAAAAACACAGGACAGAAAGATAAAGCAATTATTGATAAGACAGCAATAAAGTCACATGTCAGGAAAGAACAATCATGTCAACAGAAATCAAGAAGCAGACCGTTGCTGAAAGACGTTCAAGTTGAATTGCCAATAGCGGTGGACAAAATCAAGTCATTAATTGCTGAGAAAAACGCTGACAATGTAAAACCAATGCGAAAACCAAATCTAAGCTTGAATCTTCATCACTAG